The window TGCGGAAGCACGTTTTTAAGGAGCAGCAATGACAGGGGCAGAGTTAGTTGTACACGCGCTGCAGCAGCAAGGGATAACCACGATATTTGGTTATCCTGGTGGCGCAATTATGCCAATCTATGACGCACTCTATGATGGTGGCGTCGAACACATTCTTTGCCGTCATGAGCAGGGTGCTGCAATGGCTGCGATTGGTATGGCTAGAGCCACTCAAGATGTTGCTGTATGCATGGCGACATCCGGTCCAGGTGCCACTAATCTGGTAACAGGATTAGCCGATGCTTTTCTTGATTCAGTACCTATGGTTGCGATTACTGGACAGGTAGCCAGCTCGCATATTGGCACCGATGCCTTCCAAGAAATGGATGTGATTGGCATGTCATTGTCTTGTACCAAACACAGCTACCTTGTTACCGACATTAATGATCTCGCACCCACATTAGCTGAAGCGTTTATTGTTGCCAAAGCAGGTCGACCTGGCCCGGTTATTGTTGATATAGCCAAAGACGTACAACTCGCCCAAGCGCCTGTTGAATTGCTGCCGTTTATTGAAGAGCCAAGCATTCCTGTTGCAACACCAGAATCTATCGCTAAAGCTCAGTGCCTTCTAGCCGCAAGCCAGCGTCCAGTATTGTATGTTGGTGGTGGTGTTCAAATCGCTAAAGCAACCGACACCGTACGTACTTTTCTAAAACTAAACCCAATGCCAGCAGTGAGTACACTGAAAGGGCTGGGCACAGTAGAGCGTCACGCCCCCCATTATTTAGGCATGCTGGGTATGCACGGCACTAAGGCGGCGAATTTAGTCGTTCAAGAGTCTGATTTATTGATTGTAGTGGGTGCCCGCTTTGATGATCGCGTAACCGGCAAGCTTGATACTTTCGCACCGCACGCAAAAGTCATTCACCTTGACATTGATGCCTCTGAATTTAATAAATTACGCATCGCAAACGCGCCATTACGCGGTGATGTCAATGTGATCTTGCCGCAATTAGAATTGTCACAAGACATCTCTGCTTGGGTACAACACAGTGAAACATTACGTTCTGATTTCAAATGGCGTTATAACCACCCTGGCGATCTGATTTATGCACCACTACTGATGAAGCAGTTATCCGATATGATGCCCGACAGCTCGGTGATTTCGACGGATGTCGGCCAACATCAGATGTGGGCAGCACAACACATTCAACCTCGTGAACCACAAAATTACATCACGTCTGCCGGCCTAGGTACGATGGGCTTTGGCTTACCCGCTGCGATGGGGGCGAAAGTCGCCAGACCAAACGATGAATCTATCCTAATATCGGGTGATGGTTCATTCATGATGAATGTTCAAGAGCTTGGCACGTTAAAGCGTAAGCAAATTCCAGTAAAAATGGTGCTGATCAATAACCAACGCCTCGGCATGGTAAGACAGTGGCAATCGCTGTTTTTTAATGAACGCCACAGTGAAACGATCTTAGATGACAATCCTGACTTTGTCGTATTAGCCAGTGCGTTTGGTATTCCAGGCAAAACAATCACCAAGAAAGAAGAAGTAGAGCCGGCGCTAAGAGAAATGCTCGCAAGTAAAACCGCTTATTTGCTGCATGTACTTATCTCTGAAGAAGAAAATGTATGGCCATTAGTGCCACCCGGTGCTGCAAATCAAGATATGCTGGAGAATACCTAATGGAAAGATACCTACTCGATATCAAAGCGGATGATAAACCAGTATTACTAGAGCGGGTTTTGCGTGTTATTCGCCACCGTGGTTTTATAATTAAACAAGTTAATGCAACACAGAATCACGAAAGTAAGATAGCAAGTGTAGAAATTATCGTCGACAGTGACCGTCCGATTACAACGCTGATCAATCAAATAGAAAAGCTTTGGGATATACGCACCGTCAAAACCACATTATTAGAAAACCAAGATTAGTACAGAAGGAAGGTACACGAGATGGCAAACACAGCAGATTACATTTGGTTTAATGGTGAAATGGTTCCTTGGGCTGAGGCAAATGTTCACGTATTAACTCATGCTATGCACTATGGTACGTCGGTTTTTGAAGGTATTCGCTGCTATAACACCCCTAATGGCCCCATTGTTTTTCGTCATAAAGAACACATGGATCGCTTAAAAAATTCAGCAAAGATTTACCGCTTCCCAATTCCATACTCATCTGAAGAATTAATGGAAATTTGTCGTGAGACGATTCGCGTCAACGAACTAGAATCTGCTTATATTCGTCCATTAGGCTATGTCGGTAATGTCGGTCTAGGTGTTTGCCCACCGGTTGATACTGAAATGGATCTTATCGTCGCGGCTTTTCCTTGGGGGTCATACCTTGGTGAGGAAGCATTAGAAAGTGGTGTCGATGCCATGATTTCAAGCTGGAATCGTGCAGCACCCAATACCATTCCAACCGCCGCCAAAGCGGGCGGTAACTACCTTTCATCATTATTAGTCGGTAGTGAAGCACGCCGCCACGGTTATGCCGAAGGCATCGCACTGAGTGTTGATGGTTACCTCTCTGAAGGCGCTGGCGAGAATATTTTTGTGGTTCGTAATGGAATATTATCTACACCACCAGCAACGTGTGCAATCTTACCTGGCATCACGCGTGATTCAATCATGGTGCTAGCCAAAGAGATGGGCTATGAAATTCGTGAAGAAAATATCGCGCGTGAAGCACTCTACCTCGCAGATGAAGTCTTCATGACAGGCACTGCGGCAGAGATTGTGCCTGTTCGTAGTGTTGACCAAATCTCGGTAGGTGAAGGTAAACGCGGCCCTATCACCAAAGAAATTCAAGCGGCTTACTTTGGTCTATTCAATGGAACAACAGAAGATAAGTGGGGCTGGTTAGATTACGTTTACCCTAAATCTGACAAGTAAGCGCACCAATTAAGTACATCATATTATTCGTTCATCTTGCCACACCAATTAGAGCGGCAAGATGAACAACGCAATAAAAGGATTTTTACTGTTATGCCTAAGTATCGTTCAGCCACCACCACCCATGGTCGTAATATGGCCGGAGCCCGCGCATTATGGCGTGCAACAGGCGTTAAAGATGAAGATTTCGGCAAGCCGATCATTGCCGTCGTGAACTCTTTTACGCAATTTGTACCAGGTCATGTTCACCTAAAAGACATGGGACAGCTAGTGGCAGGAGAGATAGAGAAAGCAGGTGGTATTGCCAAGGAATTCAATACCATTGCCGTTGATGATGGTATCGCAATGGGCCATGGCGGCATGCTGTATTCGCTTCCGTCACGAGAGCTCATTGCAGATTCGGTGGAATACATGGTTAATGCACACTGTGCCGATGCAATGGTGTGCATCTCTAACTGTGACAAAATCACCCCTGGCATGCTAATGGCAGCACTGCGACTCAATATCCCAGTGATCTTTGTTTCTGGTGGTCCAATGGAAGCCGGTAAAACCAAGCTGTCTGATCAGATCCTAAAGCTGGATCTTGTTGATGCCATGATTCAAGGTGCAGATCCTACGGTGTCTGACGAACAAAGCGAACAAATAGAACGATCTGCTTGTCCAACCTGTGGTTCATGTTCAGGGATGTTCACCGCGAACTCCATGAACTGTCTAACAGAAGCATTAGGATTAAGCCAACCAGGTAATGGTTCAATGCTGGCGACTCACGCCGATCGCGAACAACTCTTTATCAATGCGGGTAAACGTATCGTTGATCTGACTAAACGTTATTACCTCAACGATGATGACACCGCATTACCGCGTAATATTGCGAATAAAAAAGCCTTTGAAAATGCAATGGCGCTCGATATCGCAATGGGTGGCTCAACCAATACCGTATTACACCTATTAGCCGCAGCAAAAGAAGGTGACATTGATTTTGATATGGACGACATCGATCGTATGTCTCGTCTTATACCACACCTTTGTAAAGTAGCTCCCTCAACACCCAAATACCACATGGAAGATGTACACCGTGCTGGTGGTGTTTACAGTATTTTAGGTGAGCTTGATCGCGCCGGTCTGCTGCACAACGATACCCACAATATACTTGGTCAAACCTTTGCTGAATCACTGGCTGAATACGATATCGCGGTAACCGAATCACAAGCGGTGAAAGATTTCTTCCGTGCCGGTCCTGCTGGTATTCGCACCACCAAAGCCTTCTCACAAAGTTGTCGTTGGGATACCTTAGATGACGATCGCACCAATGGCTGTATTCGCAGTAAAGAGCATGCATTTAGCCAAGATGGCGGGCTCGCAGTCCTCTCTGGCAACATTGCGATCAAAGGCTGTATTGTTAAAACAGCAGGCGTTGATGAAAACAGCTTAGTCTTTAGCGGACCCGCTGTGGTTTTCGAAAGCCAAGATACTGCTGTTGAAGGTATTCTTGGTGGTAAAGTGAAATCTGGCGATGTGGTTGTTATTCGTTATGAAGGGCCTAAAGGTGGTCCTGGGATGCAAGAAATGCTGTACCCAACCACTTACCTTAAATCAATTGGTTTAGGGAAAGAATGTGCCTTAATCACTGACGGCCGTTTTTCTGGCGGCACAAGCGGTTTATCGATTGGTCATGTTTCACCTGAAGCAGCCGCTGGCGGTACGATTGGTCTAGTGAACGATGGTGATATCATTAATATCGATATTCCCAACCGCAGTATTGAATTACATGTTGATGACACAGAACTTGCCCAACGCCGTGCAACAGCAGATCAGCAAGGTTGGAAACCAGTTAACCGTCAACGTGAAGTGTCTTACGCATTACGTGCGTATGCATTGCTTGCAACCAGTGCCGATCAAGGCGCTATCCGTGACAAATCTAAACTCGAAGGATAATAACGATGAGCGAAGTAACACAGGCCAAGGATGCAGAGCTATTAAGCGGAGCCGATTACCTTCGCAATATTCTTCGAGCACCTATCTATGAAGTGGCGCAAGTGACGCCCCTCCAAGATATGGATCGATTGTCAGCAAGGATCGGCAATCGCATCCAGTTAAAACGAGAAGATCGCCAGCCGGTTCACTCGTTTAAACTGCGTGGTGCTTACAACATGATGTCTCAGCTAACCCCAGCGCAACGTAAAGCGGGGGCTATTGCAGCCTCTGCGGGCAATCATGCTCAAGGGTTAGCATTATCCGGTCATAAGCTTGATGTTAGTGCAACCATCGTTATGCCACTGACCACACCTGCGATTAAAGTCGATGCGGTGAGAAGCTTTGGTGGCAAAGTGGTTTTGCACGGCAATAATTTTGATGAAGCCAAAGCCCACGCTGAAGAATTAGCGCAACAATATGGTTATACCTTCATTCCACCCTTTGATCACCCATCAGTGATTGCAGGACAGGGCACCATCGGTATGGAACTGCTCCAACAAAATGGGCATCTTGATTATGTTTTTGTTCCTGTTGGGGGCGGCGGTTTAGCGGCTGGAATATCGGTATTACTTAAACAGTTAATGCCGAATATTAAAATCATCGGTGTGGAAGCTGAAGATTCAGCCTGCTTGAAAGCCGCGCTCGATGCGGGTTGTCCGGTTACACTCGACCAAGTTGGCATGTTTGCTGACGGTGTCGCGGTAAAACGCATTGGTGAAGAAACATTCCGTTTATGCCAGCAGTATCTTGATGATGTTATTACCGTTAGCAGCGATGAAATTTGCTCTGCCGTTAAAGATATTTTTGAAGATACCCGGGCCATTGCAGAACCATCTGGTGCACTCTCTTTAGCAGGACTCAAAAAATACGTTGAGGTACACCAGCTACAAGATAAGCAGCTAGCATCCATTTTATCGGGGGCTAACCTCAACTTTCATGGTCTACGCTATGTATCAGAGCGTTGTGAATTAGGTGAGAAACGAGAAGGTCTCTTAGCGGTAACAGTGCCAGAACGGCCTGGGGCTTTTCTTGATTTTTGCCATATCTTAGGTGGCCGAACAGTGACTGAGTTTAACTATCGCTACAACGACGATGCACTGGCTAATGTCTTTGTGGGGGTGCGCTTAATGCAAGGGCAAGAAGAGCTGGACGGCATCATTCACGATCTTCGAAAAGGGGGCTACCCCGTTGTCGATTTATCTGATGATGAAATGGCAAAAGTTCACGTGCGCTATATGATTGGTGGGCGTCCATCAAAGCCACTAAAAGAACGTTTATATAGTTTTGAATTTCCAGAGTACCCTGGCGCACTATTAAAGTTTCTTAATACGCTAGGTACACACTGGAATATTAGCCTATTTAATTACCGTAATCATGGTGCAGATTTTGGTCGAGTATTATGTGGTTTTGAATTGGAAGACAAAGATCTGCTGTCTTTTACTAGTCACTTACACGAATTAGGCTACCAATGGAAAGATGAAACGGAAAACCTAGCATATAAGTTTTTTCTAGCCCAATAACAGCGCGAGTCATCAGCTAACAAAAAAGCAGCCAATGGGCTGCTTTTTTTATTTTCGTTTTACTGAGGCAACATAATCAATCCAGCAAGAAACAAAACTCATATTATGCTCAATTAACTTCGAGCGCATCGAACGAGGCACTTGTGCAAATAGATCGAGTAACACTTGAATGTCATTTTTATCTTCAGATGATATTAGTCCTTCATCTTCATAGATAAACCAAATTAGTGGTCGTCCTGTTATATCGGCAATACTCACTAATGTTGATATTCTAGGTTCTGTTTTCCCCGATTCGAGATCGAGATACGTCTGACGAGCCAAGCCTAATGCCTTTGCCATCGCAACTTGGGTAATATCTTTTCGCTCTCTCGCTTCTCGAATTTTAGTCGCTGTCCGTGATTTTACGTTTTCCACCCGAGTATCATCCATTAAACATTACAACAGGCCGTTCAAATAGCGCCATAAATCAGCCGACCTTTGCATTATTGACTTACATGTTAGACCAGTATGACGTTGATAGAATTATCATCACCCTATGTACGGTTAATATGTGACTTCACCCCGCACATACCTACCTAACCGTACAAGTAAAACGAACAAACGCCCACAATAACATGCAATATATATACTTGTTCATCAGTTAACTGTATTAAAATAGACTACTTACGTTTGTTAGTTAGCGCCTTGGTATATTCCGCCATAAATCCAGCTAAATTAATGCTCTGTTGCAAAATAATGTTACGAGCAGAATGAGGTAATCGGCTAAAATATTGCAACAAACGGTCAATCTCTTCTTTATATTCACTTTCTAAAATTTCAATGCCTTCATCCCCGTAAACAAACCACGTTAACGGACGCTCGGTTATTTCAGAAATTTCTGACAGTAGGCGTACTTTGGGTTCTGTTTTACCAGTTTCGAGATCAAGGTACGTCTGGCGAGCAACTTGTAATTGTTGAGCCATGTGGACTTGTGTTAACCCTTTCCACTCTCGTGCTTCTTTAATACGTGCAGCGATCTTGGCTTTAGAATCTGTCATGTCTAACCTCCAATACAGAAATAAATGAAGAATGCCTAGTAATCATGACAACACATGCATGTAGTAAGCCAACTTACAGATTAATTAACCAACCAACAAATCAATAACTTAGCTTATACACCAGTAGCTTATTCTTCTTTTGGATTGCAGAAAGTAAAAATGCATTATGCTATTTTCATTTCGCAATAAATTCGTCACTGATGTATTAAAGAATAGACCCAGCATATTTATACGGGCTTAGAAACGACAAAAGGCGCCATAATTGGCGCCTTTTTCTCAATAGTGAAACACTTATTGATAAGTTTTTTTACTCAACAGTAACGGCTTTCGCTAAGTTACGTGGTTGATCAACATCTGTACCTTTAATCAATGCAACATGGTAAGACAGTAATTGCATTGGGACGGTGTAGAAAATCGGTGCCGTGTACTCGCTAACGTGCGGCATAGTGATAATTTTCATACCATCACACGGTTCAAAGCCCGCTTTCTCATCAGCAAACACATAAAGTAAGCCGCCACGCGCACGGACTTCTTCAATATTGGATTTTAATTTCTCTAACAATTCATTGGTTGGTGCAACCACGACAACAGGCATATCAGCATCAATCAATGCTAATGGACCATGTTTTAGTTCACCCGCCGCATAAGCTTCAGCGTGAATATAAGAGATCTCTTTTAATTTCAAAGACCCTTCCATTGCGATTGGGTAAAATTCGCCACGACCTAAGAACAAAGTATGGTGCTTATCGGCAAAATCTTCTGCAAGTTGCTCAATAGACTTATCAAACGCCAATGCCTTTTCAATTTGAGTGGGTAACTGGTGAAGAGAAGTAACGATCTCTTTTTCTTTTTGCGGATTGATGACGCCTTTCTGCTTACCCAATGCCGTTACAAACATCAACATTGTTGCAAGTTGAGTGGTAAAGGCTTTGGTTGATGCCACACCAATTTCAGTACCTGCACGTGTCATGAACGCCAGATCAGATTCACGTACTAACGATGAGCCTGCGACGTTACAAATTGTCATAGCTGACATGTAACCTTTTTCTTTTGCCAAGCGTAGCGCAGCTAACGTATCTGCCGTTTCACCAGATTGCGACAGAGTGATCAACAGGCTGTTAGGGCGAGTAACAAACTTGCGGTAACGGAACTCAGAGGCAATCTCCACGTCACAACTAACACCTGCTAATGCTTCAAACCAGTAACGTGCTGTCATACCCGCATTATACGAGGTGCCACACGCCACAATTTGTACGTGCTCTACGTTACGTAAAATATCAGCAGCACCAGCGCCAATACTTTCAACAATTACCGTGTCATTGCTGATACGTCCTTCCATGGTGTTGATTAATGCTGTTGGTTGTTCAAAGATCTCTTTTTGCATAAAGTGACGGTATTGACCTTTATCGCCCGCATCATGCTCTGCGTTTGATTCCGTGATTTCACGTTCAACCGCGTTGCCATGCACATCAAAAATATTCACATCACGGCGGGTGATTTCCGCTACGTCACCTTCTTCCAAGAACATGAAACGACGCGTCACATTCAATAGGGCTAATTGATCAGACGCTAAGAAATTTTCACCAATGCCTAAACCAATAACCAATGGGCTACCAGAACGTGCCACGACTAAACGCTCAGGATCACGACGGTTCATGGCAACAGTACCGTATGCGCCTTCCAACTGAGCTGCAGTTTTCTGTACCGCTTCTAGTAATGATTTCGCGCTGCGTAATTCCCACTCAACGAGGTGAGCAATCACTTCAGTATCGGTTTGGGATTCAAATACGTAACCGCGTTCTTGCAATAGTGCACGTAAGTATTCGTGATTTTCAATAATACCATTGTGAACAATCGAGATATCACCAGAAACATGTGGGTGAGCATTGGCTTCTGACGGTTCACCGTGGGTAGCCCAACGAGTGTGAGCAATACCTGTACCACCAACAATAGGATTGCTGTCGACAGCATCAGCCAGTTCTTTTACTTTGCCTAAGCGACGAACACGTTGCAGATTGCATTCTGTATCCAGAATAGCGACACCAGCCGAGTCATAACCACGGTATTCAAGACGACGTAAACCTTCGACTAAAATTTCAGCCACATCACGCTGTGCTACTGCACCAACAATTCCACACATATTTTTATCTCCTAAATTCTATTCAATTGAGGCACAGATAACCTGTACCCCTTGATGTTCTATTTGTTCTTTCGCTTCTGCGCTTAAGTCATCATCAGTCACCAGCGTACTGATATTGCTCCACGGCAGTTCCATGTTGGGAATTTTTCGACCAATTTTGTCTGATTCGACCATCACGACAACTTCACGGGAAACATCAGCCATGACTCGGCTCAAGCCAATCAATTCATTAAACGTTGTCGTACCACGAGCAATATCAATGCCATCAGCACCAATAAATAGCTGATCAAAGTCGTATGACCGTAATACCAATTCCGCAACTTGACCTTGAAAGGCTTCTGAATGGGGATCCCACGTGCCCCCCGTCATCAGCAATGTGGGTTCGTTTTCGAGCTCATTTAAGGCATTCGCCACATTCAACGAATTCGTCATCACAATTAAGCCTTGTTTGCTGCCTAATAAACTAATGAGCGAGGCGGTAGTACTACCACTGTCGATGATGATGCGATTATGGTCACGAATACGTAAAGCGGCCGCTTTAGCAATGGCTAACTTACGAACCGAAACATTGTCTTCAACATCGACGGAAACTATTTCTGAAGGCATCGCAACGGCACCACCATAGCGGCGTAGCAATAAGCCATTAGTTTCTAATGCAGTAAGGTCTTTACGAATGGTTACTTCTGAAGTAGCAAAGAAAGTCGCGAGCTGATCAACGCTAACTTCACCTTTTTCATTAACTAAGCTCACAATAGTGTGACGACGTTGCTGAGTGTTTCTTTTAGACATTATGTTTTGATTCGTTAGCATTAAGTTTCGAACTGAAACTTAATAATAGCAAAACAAAACAAACAAGATCAATACGAAGAAGGAATATTGCCGTATTTATTTAACGAGAAGAGACTGCTTTTGCGGTTATTATCACGAAGTGCGGGGATCAATAGACGAAAAAAAGGCAGATAGTAATCTGCCTTTTTTCATTTTAACGATACAGCGACTATATTATTTTTGCTTTACTGGGCGTTTCCAACCTTTGATAGTACGGGCAGGCGCGCGAGTAATTACTAACTCACCTTCACCAATATCACGGTTAATCGTTGCACCAGCTCCTATAGTAGCCCCTTTGCCAATTTTAACTGGGGCAATTAATTGGGTATCGGAGCCAACAAATACATCATCACCAATTTCGGTCTTAAACTTATTCACACCATCATAATTACAGGTAATGGTACCAGCGCCGATATTGACTCGATCACCAATATCAGCATCGCCTAAATACGTTAGATGATTCGCTTTAGAGCCACGTCCAAGACGTGATTTTTTCATTTCAACGAAATTGCCCACGTGAGAGTCACCTACCAGCTCAGCCCCTGGGCGCAAGCGAGTGAATGGACCGACGGTACAATCTTCACCGACAGTTGCACCTTCAATCACGCTGTAAGGTCGAATAACACTGTTATCATCAATCTCACAGTCTTTCAGCACACAGCCCGTACCAATAAGTACATTATTACCGATTGAAACGTTGCCTTCGATGATCACGTTAACGTCAATTTCAACATCCGTACCACATTGCAATTTACCACGCAGATCAAAACGTGACGGATCGCGTAGCATTACGCCTTGCTCTAATAGACGTTCAGCTTGCATAGCTTGATATGCGCGCTCTAGTCGGGCCAATTGAATGCGGTTATTAACACCTTCAACTTCAATTGGATTGACTGGGTGAACCGCTTCGACAGCACGACCTTCATCATGCGCTATCGCAATAATATCGGTTAGGTAGTACTCACCTTGTGAGTTTTCATTTTTCAGCTGACCTAACCAACGCTTCAGATCGCCACCATTTGCGACCATCACACCGGTATTGATCTCTTTGATCAGCTTTTGCTCTTCACTGGCATCTTTCTGTTCAACAATCGCCACAACCGGGCCATTACGACGCACAATACGTCCATAACCTACCGGGTTATCGAGTACGACAGTCAGCAGTGCAATACCGCCATCAGGCTGAGCATCAAGTAAGTTAGTCAATGTATCACCGCTAATCAATGGTACGTCACCGTATAGGATCAGCACTTTTTCATTATCAGCTAAACCAGAAGAAGCTTGATTAACCGCGTGACCAGTACCGAGTTGTTCAGCTTGCAGTATCCAGCTTACAGGCTCATCAGCCAGCACTTGCTGCATCGTATCGCCGCCATGGCCATACACTAAATGGATATGGCTTGCACCAAGATCACTACAAGTATCAATGACGTGCTTAGCCATAGGCTTACCGGCAAGCGTGTGAAGTACTTTAGGCACGTTTGAATACATGCGGGTGCCTTTCCCCGCGGCTAGAATCACAGCGCTAAAGCTCATGATGGTTATCCTTTTTGATGCATATATGAAATCGAAACTGCACGCATTGTAGCGCTCTAATTGATGAGATTTAAGAGTAACGCCTTAATTTCCTCTACGTATTAACGGTATTTTGACGCATATAACACCCTAATAGACTCAAAGAGGGGGCAAAAAAAGTGCCCGCAGGGTAAAACTCAGATATCGAGTAGGGTGAGGCGTTACCGCCTCATCCCTCTCACAGAACCGTACGTACGGACCTCGTATACGGCTCATGCATACTTCGTATCGCTATTATTAGTGGCACAACACCAATATAACATCTGATATTGTGCGCCATGTGGGTGCGGCTTCTTTTCTACATGGTGGTAACTTTCATTGCAGGGATTGGCGTTCTAGCACGATGGCAATCTACCAAACTTTGTTGCAATTACTTTCCTTATACGACCGTTATCATCAGTTAACACTATTCCTAGTGCACCAACTCGACGTGTCCCGT is drawn from Photobacterium profundum SS9 and contains these coding sequences:
- the ilvG gene encoding acetolactate synthase 2 catalytic subunit produces the protein MTGAELVVHALQQQGITTIFGYPGGAIMPIYDALYDGGVEHILCRHEQGAAMAAIGMARATQDVAVCMATSGPGATNLVTGLADAFLDSVPMVAITGQVASSHIGTDAFQEMDVIGMSLSCTKHSYLVTDINDLAPTLAEAFIVAKAGRPGPVIVDIAKDVQLAQAPVELLPFIEEPSIPVATPESIAKAQCLLAASQRPVLYVGGGVQIAKATDTVRTFLKLNPMPAVSTLKGLGTVERHAPHYLGMLGMHGTKAANLVVQESDLLIVVGARFDDRVTGKLDTFAPHAKVIHLDIDASEFNKLRIANAPLRGDVNVILPQLELSQDISAWVQHSETLRSDFKWRYNHPGDLIYAPLLMKQLSDMMPDSSVISTDVGQHQMWAAQHIQPREPQNYITSAGLGTMGFGLPAAMGAKVARPNDESILISGDGSFMMNVQELGTLKRKQIPVKMVLINNQRLGMVRQWQSLFFNERHSETILDDNPDFVVLASAFGIPGKTITKKEEVEPALREMLASKTAYLLHVLISEEENVWPLVPPGAANQDMLENT
- the ilvM gene encoding acetolactate synthase 2 small subunit; its protein translation is MERYLLDIKADDKPVLLERVLRVIRHRGFIIKQVNATQNHESKIASVEIIVDSDRPITTLINQIEKLWDIRTVKTTLLENQD
- the ilvE gene encoding branched-chain-amino-acid transaminase; translated protein: MANTADYIWFNGEMVPWAEANVHVLTHAMHYGTSVFEGIRCYNTPNGPIVFRHKEHMDRLKNSAKIYRFPIPYSSEELMEICRETIRVNELESAYIRPLGYVGNVGLGVCPPVDTEMDLIVAAFPWGSYLGEEALESGVDAMISSWNRAAPNTIPTAAKAGGNYLSSLLVGSEARRHGYAEGIALSVDGYLSEGAGENIFVVRNGILSTPPATCAILPGITRDSIMVLAKEMGYEIREENIAREALYLADEVFMTGTAAEIVPVRSVDQISVGEGKRGPITKEIQAAYFGLFNGTTEDKWGWLDYVYPKSDK
- the ilvD gene encoding dihydroxy-acid dehydratase, which produces MPKYRSATTTHGRNMAGARALWRATGVKDEDFGKPIIAVVNSFTQFVPGHVHLKDMGQLVAGEIEKAGGIAKEFNTIAVDDGIAMGHGGMLYSLPSRELIADSVEYMVNAHCADAMVCISNCDKITPGMLMAALRLNIPVIFVSGGPMEAGKTKLSDQILKLDLVDAMIQGADPTVSDEQSEQIERSACPTCGSCSGMFTANSMNCLTEALGLSQPGNGSMLATHADREQLFINAGKRIVDLTKRYYLNDDDTALPRNIANKKAFENAMALDIAMGGSTNTVLHLLAAAKEGDIDFDMDDIDRMSRLIPHLCKVAPSTPKYHMEDVHRAGGVYSILGELDRAGLLHNDTHNILGQTFAESLAEYDIAVTESQAVKDFFRAGPAGIRTTKAFSQSCRWDTLDDDRTNGCIRSKEHAFSQDGGLAVLSGNIAIKGCIVKTAGVDENSLVFSGPAVVFESQDTAVEGILGGKVKSGDVVVIRYEGPKGGPGMQEMLYPTTYLKSIGLGKECALITDGRFSGGTSGLSIGHVSPEAAAGGTIGLVNDGDIINIDIPNRSIELHVDDTELAQRRATADQQGWKPVNRQREVSYALRAYALLATSADQGAIRDKSKLEG
- the ilvA gene encoding threonine ammonia-lyase, biosynthetic, yielding MSEVTQAKDAELLSGADYLRNILRAPIYEVAQVTPLQDMDRLSARIGNRIQLKREDRQPVHSFKLRGAYNMMSQLTPAQRKAGAIAASAGNHAQGLALSGHKLDVSATIVMPLTTPAIKVDAVRSFGGKVVLHGNNFDEAKAHAEELAQQYGYTFIPPFDHPSVIAGQGTIGMELLQQNGHLDYVFVPVGGGGLAAGISVLLKQLMPNIKIIGVEAEDSACLKAALDAGCPVTLDQVGMFADGVAVKRIGEETFRLCQQYLDDVITVSSDEICSAVKDIFEDTRAIAEPSGALSLAGLKKYVEVHQLQDKQLASILSGANLNFHGLRYVSERCELGEKREGLLAVTVPERPGAFLDFCHILGGRTVTEFNYRYNDDALANVFVGVRLMQGQEELDGIIHDLRKGGYPVVDLSDDEMAKVHVRYMIGGRPSKPLKERLYSFEFPEYPGALLKFLNTLGTHWNISLFNYRNHGADFGRVLCGFELEDKDLLSFTSHLHELGYQWKDETENLAYKFFLAQ
- a CDS encoding helix-turn-helix transcriptional regulator; this translates as MENVKSRTATKIREARERKDITQVAMAKALGLARQTYLDLESGKTEPRISTLVSIADITGRPLIWFIYEDEGLISSEDKNDIQVLLDLFAQVPRSMRSKLIEHNMSFVSCWIDYVASVKRK
- a CDS encoding helix-turn-helix transcriptional regulator, with the translated sequence MTDSKAKIAARIKEAREWKGLTQVHMAQQLQVARQTYLDLETGKTEPKVRLLSEISEITERPLTWFVYGDEGIEILESEYKEEIDRLLQYFSRLPHSARNIILQQSINLAGFMAEYTKALTNKRK
- the glmS gene encoding glutamine--fructose-6-phosphate transaminase (isomerizing), encoding MCGIVGAVAQRDVAEILVEGLRRLEYRGYDSAGVAILDTECNLQRVRRLGKVKELADAVDSNPIVGGTGIAHTRWATHGEPSEANAHPHVSGDISIVHNGIIENHEYLRALLQERGYVFESQTDTEVIAHLVEWELRSAKSLLEAVQKTAAQLEGAYGTVAMNRRDPERLVVARSGSPLVIGLGIGENFLASDQLALLNVTRRFMFLEEGDVAEITRRDVNIFDVHGNAVEREITESNAEHDAGDKGQYRHFMQKEIFEQPTALINTMEGRISNDTVIVESIGAGAADILRNVEHVQIVACGTSYNAGMTARYWFEALAGVSCDVEIASEFRYRKFVTRPNSLLITLSQSGETADTLAALRLAKEKGYMSAMTICNVAGSSLVRESDLAFMTRAGTEIGVASTKAFTTQLATMLMFVTALGKQKGVINPQKEKEIVTSLHQLPTQIEKALAFDKSIEQLAEDFADKHHTLFLGRGEFYPIAMEGSLKLKEISYIHAEAYAAGELKHGPLALIDADMPVVVVAPTNELLEKLKSNIEEVRARGGLLYVFADEKAGFEPCDGMKIITMPHVSEYTAPIFYTVPMQLLSYHVALIKGTDVDQPRNLAKAVTVE